From Lolium perenne isolate Kyuss_39 chromosome 5, Kyuss_2.0, whole genome shotgun sequence, a single genomic window includes:
- the LOC139831427 gene encoding uncharacterized protein, which yields MGARTSFWQDWWIDTMPLKDKFPLLFAICDDVSISLASALQGEGLGIRFRRSLDQDGNRQWREMGALVDGVQLSQGKDQVRWHPENSGNFSVKSLYFKLSQGATVAHFKDMWEAKVPLKIKIFSWQLVLDKLPSNLQIATRHGPSLGGCALCALEAQVQGQGKGRSKVDGARAKGASSAL from the exons ATGGGGGCTCGCACCAGTTTCTGGCAGGATTGGTGGATTGACACTATGCCCCTTAAGGACAAATTCCCTCTTCTCTTTGCTATTTGTGATGATGTGTCGATATCGCTGGCCTCGGCCCTTCAAGGGGAAGGACTTGGTATCCGGTTTCGTCGATCCTTGGATCAAGATGGGAACAGACAATGGAGGGAAATGGGCGCCTTAGTCGACGGTGTCCAGCTAAGTCAGGGTAAAGACCAGGTCCGCTGGCACCCGGAGAACTCAGGAAATTTCTCGGTTAAGTCTCTATACTTCAAGCTCTCACAAGGGGCGACGGTCGCGCACTTCAAAGACATGTGGGAGGCCAAGGTGCCGCTTAAGATCAAAATTTTCTCCTGGCAACTGGTCCTGGATAAGCTCCCCTCTAACCTGCAAATCGCAACTCGCCACGGCCCGTCTCTGGGCGGGTGTGCGCTCTGTG CTCTGGAGGCCCAAGTTCAAGGACAGGGCAAGGGAAGGTCTAAGGTGGATGGAGCGAGAGCTAAGGGAGCCTCTTCCGCGCTGTAG
- the LOC127303170 gene encoding aspartic proteinase nepenthesin-1-like codes for MQEEESHRKHREIVKAGVGENEPSTGSDSFNKISCIEKSCRDFIRGPDNICRSAGDRCEYTESFGTTPFPDMLFGCGGDIRLPGLAVAGASGFAGFSRSPLSLVSQLDISRFSYFIDNSGDGSFLKWSIGQAVDTAMAKGSRITPLLVPNRKEPLELLTDIPAGTFDVGADGSGGVFLSTTLPVTYLEQAAYNVLRRELVSGIKAQVVAPAFAADDLTRLCFLTQDFDKAKIPTISLVFDGSDAAMELSVENYFFKLADGTTCLTIQPSRGGSVLGSLLQAGRAMTYDIYAAGGGQLTFEMATAGAPAQVQVSLMTIIATLLVAWVLGDQSI; via the exons ATGCAAGAGGAAGAGTCCCATCGCAAACATAGGGAGATTGTCAAGGCAGGCGTTGGTGAGAATGAGCCGTCCACCGGCTCCGACTCCTTCAACAAGATCTCCTGCATCGAAAAGTCTTGCCGGGATTTCATCCGCGGCCCCGACAACATTTGCCGCAGCGCCGGCGACCGGTGCGAGTACACAGAAAG CTTCGGGACCACGCCCTTCCCGGACATGCTGTTCGGCTGCGGTGGCGATATTAGGCTTCCGGGGCTGGCAGTGGCAGGCGCCTCGGGCTTCGCCGGATTTAGCAGGAGCCCCCTCTCCCTCGTGTCGCAGCTCGACATCTCCCGGTTCTCCTACTTTATCGACAACTCCGGAGACGGAAGCTTCCTCAAATGGAGCATTGGCCAGGCCGTCGACACCGCGATGGCTAAGGGCAGCCGCATCACGCCGCTACTCGTGCCCAACCGGAAGGAACCCTTAGAG CTCCTCACCGACATCCCGGCGGGAACCTTCGACGTCGGGGCagacggctccggtggggtgttcCTGAGCACCACCCTTCCTGTCACCTACCTCGAACAGGCCGCGTACAACGTCCTGAGGCGGGAGCTCGTCAGCGGGATCAAGGCACAGGTCGTGGCTCCGGCGTTCGCCGCCGACGACCTCACCCGCCTGTGCTTCCTCACGCAAGACTTCGACAAAGCCAAGATTCCCACGATCTCGCTGGTGTTCGACGGTTCCGACGCGGCGATGGAGCTCTCAGTGGAGAACTACTTCTTCAAACTCGCCGACGGGACGACGTGCCTCACCATCCAGCCGTCGAGGGGCGGGTCCGTCCTCGGGAGCCTGCTGCAGGCGGGCAGGGCCATGACCTACGACATCTATGCCGCTGGTGGCGGCCAGCTGACGTTTGAGATGGCCACGGCGGGTGCTCCGGCGCAGGTACAGGTGTCGCTCATGACAATCATAGCCACTCTTCTAGTAGCGTGGGTGCTCGGGGACCAAAGCATATAA
- the LOC127298772 gene encoding protein NETWORKED 1D: MARRMSPNNPMRKYSWWWDSHICPKNSKWLQENLSDTDSKIKVMIKIIDEDADSFARRAEMYYKRRPELMSLLEELYRAYRALAERYDHAAGELRQAHKKMAEVFPDEYLIDLDDDLPSETASSETDSDNRGDMTPFFRSFISTGDSKRRSRDDQDHEKLQKEISSLSQENQDLKKKISSVLEKSESAESEVLCLKKALAQQESEREAAVSQCQQSGDRLQNLKSEISHTQEEFKRLKEEMQNGLQNLSAAEEQCLLLERANQGLHLELDKLKCASKEKHEELNEKHIELEKLSISIQEEQLKSMQAEMARLSLEKQLAQVQEKLRLLSLEKHGETNKFKDIEASKLMLHNELEKIREENRKLDDQNHSSRSVIIRLQDEIIFLKNAQRRLEEEVSRHVEEKKVLQHELSNIKNDRGDVERKHFSIKEQIEVVNFNVESLQALAQEMRDGNVELKETIKNHDGVKALYVENLMQLERTLEKNAHLERSLSAATTEVAGLRENKLALEESCKHLSSRVSGHQSERAMFIARVEGISHTMEKLSEKNVFLESLLSENNSEVESHRRKLKDMEESAQALRNQNSLLRSDKRTLVHEVDSINGALLDLETQYAELEGRHLDLQQEKSKVRNEVVKLQELLRLEKEKSKELTHSDKTQFSAIQKQIALLLEDGRCKENQLQEEEHKIVESQIEIFVLQRCLGDMAEANSDVSGQLQKQQESHKVLEEKLAFLSQNNQKLTEGISSVMEVLQFDEKYGSLDLMKLDVVVQLILHEIKCLLNTISDAQDVKQNQILEKSLVVTLLEHFGREVADLRSERSVLRQEWQAKSEELLQLQSERHDLVKTSCELRKDMEARNRKVDEMKSESKFLVRQLSELQESRQSLQAEIIKLIEENSSLAGKLYDSREKEKLFEDDFSTLIGEAVRTDILGVIFRSLHDERTSELQCLHDDFGSLHAAGNELYQEIRLMNKKLGDLQLENNYLEKELSRTISICDGSSPETGSARRRTLRRDTKLLKSGRKSQQESAVNMEQRKEVDNAGLEKSNEMLREELHKLQSEMQLLRNNEQPVIDVRSCDAEISKLLANMQIATANAALFKEKVLELIVTCESCEISEIVQKEVLKEEISRRNSYVDALKDKLSAVEIENRRLKVDLNGDFTVLGALQTEVDALERQTLSLAKDCVPSSKHRKEEFLLSPQLSKIAVRPSDDQNSPKLVKDMELQKLHGTIKALQKVVTDTGVVLEQERLDFSSNLQDARKQIEMLKLKDILDSDAGDVNYERMLKDIQLDLVQTPSRRAIGSHRLKKKITAQPDDKMLALWSVVRTSSGSGRHDDLRPPQSEAASEKDKGKRYSSEVMLVKDLGVDKQEEVPRPVATTEPHREWKKKVIERLSSDAQRLRDLQSILQELRASVEASGESELESVRAQMVESEEAITQLIDANGKLLSKAEEFTSADGLDGGSVDLRSRSQRKILERVRKMSEKVGRLEMEMQKFQQVLLKHEEERASRRASKTVQRRSRVQLVEYLYGKRRGDAPRRTKRGPSCCMRAKAMDD; encoded by the exons ATGGCGAGGAGGATGTCGCCGAACAATCCGATGCGCAAGTACTCGTGGTGGTGGGATAGTCATATCTGTCCTAAGAACTCCAAATGGCTCCAGGAAAACCTCTCAG ATACGGATAGCAAAATCAAAGTtatgatcaagatcattgatGAGGATGCTGACTCGTTCGCAAGAAGAGCAGAAATGTACTACAAAAGGCGCCCGGAGCTGATGTCCTTGCTTGAGGAATTATACCGTGCTTACCGAGCTTTAGCTGAAAGATATGATCATGCAGCTGGGGAGCTCCGACAGGCTCATAAAAAAATGGCAGAAGTATTTCCCGACGAGTATCTGATAGATTTGGATGATGACCTGCCATCTGAAACTGCATCGTCTGAAACTGACTCTGACAATCGTGGCGATATGACACCATTTTTCCGCTCTTTCATCAGCACTGGTGATTCGAAAAGGCGTAGCAGAG ATGACCAGGACCATGAGAAGCTACAGAAAGAAATTTCAAGCTTGTCACAGGAAAATCAAGACCTTAAGAAGAAGATTTCGTCAGTGTTAGAAAAGAGTGAAAGCGCTGAATCGGAAGTTCTTTGCCTGAAGAAGGCCCTTGCTCAACAAGAATCGGAGAGGGAAGCTGCGGTTTCACAGTGCCAGCAGTCAGGTGACAGGTTACAGAACCTCAAGTCTGAAATATCACATACCCAGGAGGAATTCAAGAGGCTGAAAGAGGAGATGCAAAACGGGCTGCAGAATTTAAGTGCTGCAGAGGAACAGTGCCTTCTGCTTGAGAGGGCTAACCAGGGTTTGCATTTGGAGCTAGATAAACTGAAGTGTGCTTCAAAAGAGAAGCATGAAGAGCTTAATGAGAAACACATCGAGTTGGAAAAGCTTAGCATCTCTATACAAGAAGAGCAACTCAAAAGCATGCAAGCGGAAATGGCACGGCTGTCTTTAGAGAAGCAACTGGCACAAGTACAGGAGAAGCTAAGACTTTTGTCTCTTGAAAAGCATGGCGAAACAAACAAGTTTAAGGACATTGAAGCAAGCAAACTTATGCTTCATAACGAATTGGAGAAGATTCGTGAAGAGAACCGCAAGCTGGATGATCAAAACCACTCCTCTAGATCTGTGATAATTCGCTTGCAGGATGAGATAATTTTCCTGAAGAATGCACAGCGGCGACTTGAGGAGGAGGTGTCTCGGCATGTGGAGGAAAAGAAAGTACTTCAGCATGAACTTTCAAACATAAAGAATGACAGGGGTGATGTCGAGAGGAAGCACTTTTCGATCAAGGAACAAATAGAAGTGGTTAATTTCAATGTGGAATCTCTCCAAGCACTGGCTCAAGAGATGAGGGATGGAAATGTTGAGCTAAAAGAGACCATCAAAAACCACGATGGTGTGAAAGCACTGTATGTTGAGAATCTGATGCAGCTAGAGAGAACATTGGAGAAAAATGCTCATTTGGAGAGATCTTTGTCAGCTGCTACTACTGAGGTTGCAGGACTGAGAGAGAACAAGCTTGCATTGGAAGAGTCTTGCAAGCACCTCAGCTCCAGGGTTAGTGGACACCAGTCTGAGCGTGCCATGTTCATTGCGCGGGTCGAGGGaatttctcataccatggagaagCTATCAGAGAAGAACGTGTTCTTGGAAAGTTTGTTATCTGAAAACAATTCTGAGGTTGAGAGCCATAGAAGGAAGCTGAAAGACATGGAAGAGTCTGCACAGGCACTCCGCAATCAGAATTCCCTACTTAGATCTGACAAGAGAACACTTGTGCACGAG GTGGATAGCATCAATGGTGCTCTACTTGATTTGGAAACCCAGTATGCAGAGTTAGAAGGACGACACTTGGATCTCCAGCAGGAGAAAAGCAAGGTTCGTAATGAAGTAGTCAAGCTACAGGAACTGTTAAGGCTAGAGAAAGAGAAGAGCAAAGAACTCACCCACTCAGACAAGACTCAGTTCAGTGCAATACAGAAGCAGATAGCCCTACTGCTAGAAGATGGGCGGTGTAAGGAGAACCAGCTTCAAGAGGAAGAGCACAAGATTGTTGAATCTCAGATCGAGATTTTCGTCTTGCAGAGGTGCTTAGGTGACATGGCAGAAGCAAATTCTGATGTATCAGGGCAACTGCAGAAGCAACAAGAGTCGCACAAGGTTCTTGAGGAGAAGTTGGCCTTTTTGTCACAAAACAACCAGAAGCTTACTGAAGGGATTAGTTCTGTGATGGAAGTACTACAGTTTGATGAGAAATATGGATCCTTGGATCTGATGAAGCTTGACGTAGTTGTGCAGCTTATCTTGCATGAGATCAAGTGCTTGCTGAATACTATCTCTGATGCCCAGGATGTGAAGCAGAACCAGATCCTCGAGAAGTCGCTTGTTGTCACGCTTCTGGAGCATTTTGGGCGAGAGGTGGCAGATCTGAGGTCAGAAAGGAGTGTTCTGAGGCAAGAGTGGCAAGCGAAGAGCGAGGAGCTGCTACAACTTCAGAGTGAAAGGCATGACCTCGTAAAGACCAGCTGTGAGTTACGGAAGGACATGGAGGCCCGTAACCGCAAAGTGGATGAGATGAAATCCGAGTCCAAGTTCTTGGTTCGACAACTCTCCGAGCTGCAAGAGTCACGACAATCATTGCAAGCTGAGATTATTAAGCTGATAGAAGAGAACTCCTCACTGGCAGGCAAACTTTATGACTCAAGGGAGAAAGAGAAGTTGTTTGAAGACGATTTCAGTACTCTAATTGGTGAAGCAGTTAGGACAGATATCCTTGGTGTCATTTTCAGAAGCCTCCACGATGAGAGGACATCAGAATTGCAATGTTTGCACGATGATTTCGGGTCTCTCCATGCGGCAGGCAATGAGCTGTACCAGGAAATCAGACTGATGAACAAGAAGCTTGGAGATCTACAGCTTGAGAATAACTACCTTGAGAAGGAGCTCAGTAGAACTATAAGCATCTGTGATGGCTCTAGTCCAGAGACTGGTTCTGCAAGAAGACGTACTCTGCGAAGAGATACCAAGCTACTGAAATCTGGCAGGAAGAGCCAACAGGAGAGTGCGGTGAACATGGAACAGCGCAAAGAAGTCGACAATGCTGGCCTTGAAAAATCAAACGAAATGTTGAGGGAAGAGCTTCACAAGCTGCAGAGTGAAATGCAACTGCTTAGGAACAATGAGCAGCCAGTGATTGATGTGAGGTCTTGCGATGCAGAGATCTCGAAATTGCTGGCCAACATGCAAATCGCCACTGCCAATGCAGCTCTCTTCAAGGAGAAAGTCCTTGAGCTCATTGTAACATGTGAGAGTTGTGAGATAAGTGAAATAGTACAGAAGGAAGTGTTGAAGGAGGAGATCAGTCGGAGAAATTCGTACGTGGATGCACTGAAGGACAAGCTAAGTGCTGTTGAGATTGAGAACAGAAGGCTGAAGGTTGACCTGAATGGCGACTTCACAGTACTAGGCGCATTGCAAACTGAAGTCGATGCATTGGAGAGACAAACCCTGTCACTTGCCAAGGATTGCGTGCCATCGAGCAAACACAGGAAGGAG GAATTTCTGTTGTCACCTCAGCTCTCAAAGATTGCTGTGAGACCAAGTGATGACCAAAACTCACCTAAACTGGTAAAAGACATGGAGCTGCAGAAACTGCATGGAACGATCAAAGCACTCCAGAAGGTGGTTACAGACACTGGAGTTGTCCTCGAGCAAGAAAGGCTTGATTTCAGCAGCAATCTCCAGGACGCCAGGAAGCAGATTGAAATGCTCAAGCTCAAGGACATCTTGGACAGTGACGCTGGCGACGTGAACTACGAGCGGATGCTGAAGGACATTCAGCTTGACCTTGTCCAGACTCCCAGCCGCCGAGCCATCGGCTCACACCGCCTCAAGAAGAAGATCACAGCACAACCTGACGACAAGATGCTCGCGCTGTGGAGCGTGGTCAGGACGAGCAGCGGCAGCGGAAGGCACGATGACCTGCGGCCGCCACAGAGCGAGGCGGCATCCGAGAAGGACAAGGGTAAACGGTACTCTTCTGAGGTGATGCTGGTGAAGGATCTCGGTGTCGACAAGCAGGAGGAGGTACCAAGGCCCGTCGCCACAACGGAGCCGCACCGCGAGTGGAAGAAGAAGGTCATCGAGCGGCTCTCCTCGGACGCGCAGAGGCTGAGGGACCTCCAGTCCATCCTCCAGGAGCTGCGGGCAAGCGTGGAGGCGTCAGGGGAGAGCGAGCTGGAGAGCGTGAGGGCGCAGATGGTGGAGTCTGAGGAGGCCATCACGCAGCTGATCGATGCCAACGGCAAGCTGCTGTCGAAGGCTGAGGAGTTCACCTCCGCAGACGGGCTGGACGGCGGGAGCGTGGACctccggagccggagccagcgcAAGATCCTGGAGCGGGTGCGGAAGATGTCGGAGAAGGTGGGgcggctggagatggagatgcagaAGTTCCAGCAGGTGCTGCTGAAGCACGAGGAGGAGCGCGCCAGCCGGCGTGCCTCGAAGACGGTGCAGCGGCGGTCCAGGGTGCAGCTGGTGGAGTACCTCTACGGGAAGAGGCGTGGTGACGCCCCCCGCCGGACCAAGCGCGGGCCCTCCTGCTGCATGAGGGCAAAGGCCATGGACGACTGA
- the LOC127298771 gene encoding F-box/FBD/LRR-repeat protein At2g04230, with product MEMEAAGRCSRKRKSAELGSPEVGAASEGRGPGPTAGNQVPPPPPPLPGAEGGCSDRISDLPDAVLGEIISLLPTKEGARTQVLASRWRRLWRSAPLNLDCRPYLFDKDARDAIISRILAIHQGPGRRFCAPVYHLHGHRAEAWLRSPALDNLHELELCSYHPRFPFPPETQHPPPAAAFRFSDTLRVATIGECHLTDSTVQALLFPKLQKLALKRVPAYIGIQS from the exons ATGGAGATGGAGGCGGCCGGCCGATGCTCGAGGAAGAGGAAGTCCGCTGAGCTGGGCTCGCCCGAGGTGGGGGCGGCTTCAGAAGGGCGCGGTCCGGGACCTACGGCGGGGAACcaggtgccgccgccgccgccgccgctgcccggaGCGGAAGGAGGCTGCAGCGACCGAATCAGCGACCTCCCCGACGCCGTCCTCGGGGAAATCATCTCCCTTCTCCCCACCAAGGAAGGCGCGCGCACCCAGGTCCTCGCCTCCCGGTGGCGCCGCCTCTGGCGCTCCGCCCCCCTCAACCTCGACTGCCGTCCGTACCTATTCGACAAGGATGCCCGCGACGCCATCATATCGCGCATCCTCGCCATCCACCAGGGCCCCGGCCGCCGCTTCTGCGCGCCCGTGTACCATCTCCACGGCCACCGAGCCGAAGCCTGGCTCCGGTCTCCCGCCCTCGACAACCTCCACGAGCTTGAGCTGTGCAGCTACCACCCTCGCTTTCCGTTTCCACCGGAAACGCAGCATCCACCGCCGGCGGCCGCCTTCCGCTTCTCTGACACGCTCCGTGTTGCCACCATCGGAGAATGCCACCTTACCGACAGCACCGTCCAAGCGCTTCTCTTCCCCAAGCTTCAGAAGCTCGCGCTGAAACGG GTTCCTGCATATATCG GGATTCAAAGTTGA
- the LOC139831428 gene encoding F-box/FBD/LRR-repeat protein At2g04230-like has translation MEMEAAGRCSRKRKSAELGSPEVGAASEGRGPGPTAGDQVPPPPPPLPGAEGGGSDRISDLPDAVLGEIISLLPTKEGARTQVLASRWRRLWRSAPLNLDCRPYLFDKDARDAIISRILAIHQGPGRRFCAPVYHLHGHRAEAWLRSPALDNLHELELCSYHPRFPFPPETQHPPPAAAFRFSDTLRVATIGECHLTDSTVQALLFPKLQKLALKRVSISETSLHTLIAACPALECLLIHDSTGFRCVRINSSSIRSMGTLLSTMSA, from the coding sequence ATGGAGATGGAGGCGGCCGGCCGATGCTCGAGGAAGAGGAAGTCCGCTGAGCTGGGCTCGCCCGAGGTGGGGGCGGCTTCAGAAGGGCGCGGTCCGGGACCTACGGCGGGGGACcaggtgccgccgccgccgccgccgctgcccggaGCCGAAGGAGGCGGCAGCGACCGAATCAGCGACCTCCCCGACGCCGTCCTCGGGGAAATCATCTCCCTCCTCCCCACCAAGGAAGGCGCGCGCACCCAGGTCCTCGCCTCCCGGTGGCGCCGCCTCTGGCGCTCCGCCCCCCTCAACCTCGACTGCCGTCCGTACCTATTCGACAAGGATGCCCGCGACGCCATCATATCGCGCATCCTCGCCATCCACCAGGGCCCCGGCCGCCGCTTCTGCGCGCCCGTGTACCATCTCCACGGCCACCGAGCCGAAGCCTGGCTCCGGTCTCCCGCCCTCGACAACCTCCACGAGCTTGAGCTGTGCAGCTACCACCCTCGCTTTCCGTTTCCACCGGAAACGCAGCATCCACCGCCGGCGGCCGCCTTCCGCTTCTCTGACACGCTCCGTGTTGCCACCATCGGAGAATGCCACCTTACCGACAGCACCGTCCAAGCTCTTCTCTTCCCCAAGCTTCAGAAGCTCGCGCTGAAACGGGTCAGCATCTCCGAAACCTCACTGCACACCCTGATTGCTGCTTGCCCTGCTCTGGAGTGCTTGCTGATTCATGATAGCACCGGCTTCCGTTGTGTCCGAATCAACTCCAGTAGCATTCGAAGCATGGGCACCCtgctctcgaccatgtctgcatag